Within Stigmatella aurantiaca, the genomic segment CTCACGGCGGTGAGAGGGCTACGGCTTTGGCAGGTCCAGCCGGTAGAGGCGGATGGGCCACTCGATCTTCGACTCCTTGTTGTTGAAGAGCCCCACCCGGTCCATCTGGGGAACGGGCAGCCAGATCGTTCCCTTGCGATCGAGATAGGGGGCGTCCGTCCAGTGCAGGCGCGGGTCGGTGAGGACGGTCTCCACGCGGCGGTCCGGGGTCAGCTTGCGCAGGCTGTGGGTGGCCAGCTCGGTGAAGTAGAGGTTGCCCTGGGCGTCCATGGCGGTGCCGCCCACGGGGGGCAGGTCGAACCACTTCTCCACCTTGGAGGCCAGCGTGGCGGCGTCGAGGCTGGCGTCATCCAGCCAGCGCGTCTCGATGCGGTAGAGCGGCCCTTCGAGCGGCGCGAAGTAGAACCAGCGCCCATCCGGGCTGAGCTCCAGCGGATCCGCGTTGACCTTGAGCGGCTGGCCATCCGGGGCGAGGACCGTCTTGCCGCCGACCGTGATGGGTCGGTTGCCGGGGGCGGAGGTGAAGGGGCTGTTGTCCAGGACGCGCCGGGCGGCGCCGGTCTCCACGTTCAGCACGATGAGGCCCGGGCGCCCCGCGTCGGTCAGGTAGGCCTGCTGGCCGTTGAAGCGGATGTCGTCGACGTAGCTGTTCTCCGTCGCGACCTCGGACCCCAGGACATAGACCCGCGCGACCTTCCGCGTCTTCAGGTCGATGCGGACGAGCTTGGCGCCGCCCGGAATCACGGTGCCGCCGAAGCCCGAGGCGCCCGTGTCGATGACCCAGAGGCCGTTGTTCTGGTCCCGGTGGATGGCGTTGACGTTGATGAACCCCTTGCTGGGGTCCTTGCCGGGTTGCCAGTCGTTCCAGGCCTCATCGGGGAAGGGCACGGGCTTGCCCTTGGCGTCGATCTCCGCCACGGAGGGGCCCTGGGAGCCGGTCCACCGGGGGCCGCTGACCAGCACCCGGCCCTGGTCGTCCACGGCGACACCGTTCCAGATCATCTCGTGGCTCTCCGCGGCGATGGCCAGGGAGGGCGGGGCCGCATGGGCCTGGGGAGCGAGGGGGCTGCCAAGAAGGACGAGCGCGGCGCTGAAGGAGAGGAGCGTTTTCATGCGGCGCATCCTGGGTGCTTTCCGCGAGGTGAAGAACGCGCTACGGAGGACAAACACTTTCTTCTGAATGACGAAAATGGTCCGACTCGAAGACCTCCAGGTGTTCGTCGCGGCGGCGGATGCGGGCAGCTTCTCGGCCGCCTCCCGCGTGCTGAACCTGACGCCGGCGGTGGCCAGCACGGCCATGAAGCGGCTGGAGCGGGAGCTCGATGTCCGCCTCTTCGTCCGCTCCACCCGAAGCCTGCGCCTGACCGACGAAGGGGAGCGCTACCTCTCGCACGCACGGCTCGCGCTGAAGGCCCTGGAGGATGGCCAGATGACGGTGGCCCGGAAGAAGGGCGGCCTGACCGGGATCCTCAAGCTGTCCGTGCCCTCGGACTTCGGGCGCAACGTGTTGCTGCCGTGGCTGGATGCGTTCCAGGACCAGTTTCCGAAGCTCACCGTGCAGATGCGGGTCAGCGATCGCGTGGCGGACCTGTACCGCCAGCCGGTGGATGTCGCCATCCGCTACGGCGTGCTAGAGGACTCCGCGCTGGTGTCACAGCCGCTCGCCCCCACCAACCGCCGGGCGCTGTGCGCCGCCCCGGCCTACCTCGCACGCCACGGTGCCCCCGCGTCCCTGGAGGACCTGCGCCGCCACAACTGCCTGCGCTTCACGCTGGGGGACGTGGTGCATGACCGCTGGACCTTTCACGGGCCTCAAGGCGCCGAGGTCATCACCGTGG encodes:
- a CDS encoding L-dopachrome tautomerase-related protein, with the translated sequence MKTLLSFSAALVLLGSPLAPQAHAAPPSLAIAAESHEMIWNGVAVDDQGRVLVSGPRWTGSQGPSVAEIDAKGKPVPFPDEAWNDWQPGKDPSKGFINVNAIHRDQNNGLWVIDTGASGFGGTVIPGGAKLVRIDLKTRKVARVYVLGSEVATENSYVDDIRFNGQQAYLTDAGRPGLIVLNVETGAARRVLDNSPFTSAPGNRPITVGGKTVLAPDGQPLKVNADPLELSPDGRWFYFAPLEGPLYRIETRWLDDASLDAATLASKVEKWFDLPPVGGTAMDAQGNLYFTELATHSLRKLTPDRRVETVLTDPRLHWTDAPYLDRKGTIWLPVPQMDRVGLFNNKESKIEWPIRLYRLDLPKP
- a CDS encoding LysR family transcriptional regulator, which encodes MVRLEDLQVFVAAADAGSFSAASRVLNLTPAVASTAMKRLERELDVRLFVRSTRSLRLTDEGERYLSHARLALKALEDGQMTVARKKGGLTGILKLSVPSDFGRNVLLPWLDAFQDQFPKLTVQMRVSDRVADLYRQPVDVAIRYGVLEDSALVSQPLAPTNRRALCAAPAYLARHGAPASLEDLRRHNCLRFTLGDVVHDRWTFHGPQGAEVITVDGNRFCDDADVVRRWALAGQGLVYKSFLDLAGDLQAGRLVPVLPEYRGEATPLHLVCAHRSLLSPAVARLRDFLKARCEALLATMEPLLSPPTSPRR